A genome region from Alistipes dispar includes the following:
- a CDS encoding histone H1 — protein MKELVSKIQEVYATFSTDAALQIEKGNKAAGTRARKTSLELEKLMKEFRKLSLEESKK, from the coding sequence ATGAAAGAATTGGTTTCAAAAATACAGGAAGTATATGCTACATTCTCCACGGATGCGGCACTTCAGATTGAAAAAGGCAACAAGGCCGCAGGGACCCGTGCCCGTAAGACCTCGTTGGAACTGGAAAAACTGATGAAAGAGTTTCGTAAGCTTTCCTTGGAAGAGTCTAAAAAATAA
- a CDS encoding LemA family protein encodes MIIAVICIIVVLLIIILWAVFTNNSLIAKKNRVKQCRSGICVVLKQRNDLIPNLVASVKAYMGHENEILIRIADLRSRASNATESEQIKSGTEMSSLLSRLNVAVEDYPELKANQQFLHLQVQIEDMENELQAIRRTYNAAATDYNNYIEMFPSSIIASWRKHEQQELIEFPESEIKEVKVGELFK; translated from the coding sequence ATGATTATAGCCGTTATATGTATTATCGTGGTACTGCTCATAATTATTTTATGGGCAGTATTCACTAACAACAGCCTTATTGCAAAGAAGAACCGGGTCAAGCAATGCAGAAGTGGTATCTGCGTGGTCCTCAAACAGAGGAATGACCTGATCCCCAATCTTGTCGCATCCGTAAAGGCATACATGGGGCACGAGAATGAGATTCTCATCCGCATTGCCGATTTGCGGTCAAGGGCTTCGAACGCTACAGAGTCCGAGCAGATAAAAAGCGGTACGGAAATGTCCTCGCTTCTGTCAAGACTGAATGTGGCGGTGGAAGACTACCCGGAGCTGAAGGCGAACCAGCAGTTCCTTCATCTTCAGGTCCAGATCGAGGACATGGAGAATGAGCTGCAGGCAATCCGGCGCACCTACAATGCCGCTGCTACCGATTATAACAATTACATTGAAATGTTTCCGTCGTCGATAATCGCATCCTGGCGCAAGCATGAGCAGCAGGAGTTGATAGAGTTCCCGGAAAGTGAGATCAAGGAAGTGAAAGTGGGAGAATTATTCAAGTAA
- a CDS encoding ankyrin repeat domain-containing protein — MDNNQTFLNACRNGQKSIVQIFLKKGGIDINKRDQEGNTALYYACQKGYRDIVALLLDNDADASCINNRSESPLHAAARSGNKEILGKLLQKGADINVTDNEGRTPLICLLDNKRTDAALFLMDQGADTEVADASGHKAIDYATAHGLREVVARLSCGNDRDARGNTPLHQAVYNGQGEIVRTLLLSDKSMLDSTNDGGETPLILACMQGNLVMVNLLLGAGADPGKAMLSGNAPIHYAAISGNRFIGEALLKAKAAVDAQNDNGETPLILAAKEGHNDFVSVLLEFHANVSISDNLQHTALYYAGERGFNEIVEKLLENGAE, encoded by the coding sequence ATGGACAACAACCAGACATTTCTCAATGCTTGCCGAAACGGGCAGAAAAGCATTGTCCAGATATTCCTGAAAAAGGGAGGAATTGACATCAACAAAAGGGATCAGGAAGGAAACACTGCTCTTTATTATGCCTGTCAGAAAGGCTACAGGGACATAGTGGCTCTGCTTCTTGACAACGATGCCGACGCGTCATGTATCAACAACCGTTCCGAAAGCCCGCTCCACGCGGCGGCACGGAGCGGCAACAAGGAAATCCTCGGGAAGCTGCTCCAGAAGGGGGCCGACATCAACGTGACGGACAATGAAGGACGAACCCCGCTGATATGCCTGCTTGACAACAAGCGTACAGATGCCGCCCTTTTCCTGATGGATCAGGGAGCCGATACGGAGGTCGCCGATGCCTCCGGCCACAAGGCCATCGACTATGCCACAGCCCACGGGCTGCGGGAAGTGGTCGCCCGACTCTCGTGCGGGAATGACCGGGATGCACGTGGCAACACCCCGCTTCATCAGGCCGTGTATAACGGACAGGGTGAAATTGTCCGCACGCTGCTCCTGTCAGACAAGTCCATGCTTGACTCGACGAATGACGGCGGAGAGACTCCGCTGATACTCGCCTGTATGCAGGGGAATCTTGTCATGGTCAACCTTCTTCTCGGGGCCGGAGCCGATCCCGGCAAAGCTATGCTGAGCGGCAATGCCCCGATACATTACGCGGCCATTTCAGGTAACCGCTTTATAGGCGAGGCTCTGCTGAAGGCCAAAGCTGCGGTTGACGCACAGAATGACAACGGGGAAACCCCGCTTATTCTTGCAGCCAAGGAGGGCCACAACGATTTTGTGTCCGTCCTGCTTGAATTTCACGCGAATGTTAGCATCTCAGACAACCTCCAGCACACCGCCCTGTACTATGCAGGAGAGCGCGGCTTCAACGAAATCGTGGAAAAACTTCTTGAAAACGGAGCGGAATAA
- a CDS encoding HU family DNA-binding protein, producing MTKADIVREIATQTGLEKQVVLQVVEGFMDSVKSSMINGEEVYLRGFGSFIIKHRAEKTARNISRNTTIIVPAHNIPAFKPSKAFAGRMKSDK from the coding sequence ATGACAAAAGCGGATATCGTCAGGGAAATAGCAACGCAGACCGGTCTGGAGAAGCAGGTCGTGTTACAAGTTGTCGAAGGATTCATGGATAGCGTAAAGTCTTCCATGATAAACGGCGAGGAGGTTTATCTTCGCGGCTTCGGTTCTTTTATCATCAAACACCGTGCGGAAAAGACAGCACGCAACATAAGCAGGAATACCACGATAATAGTGCCTGCCCACAATATCCCGGCATTCAAGCCGTCAAAAGCCTTTGCAGGAAGGATGAAATCAGACAAATAA
- a CDS encoding phage integrase SAM-like domain-containing protein, whose translation MYTINIRGKQNPKDTKMVKLEIIFFKTGYARVPKVINITGLLKDWDVKSQSFRVGSAEATTKNKLLFDLRTKYLHVADTWEMEGRNWSPVQLSHCFDEIKAAKPEVKVKSVQQMIDYLEETFKNKKRIKNGQIVDSTTNAKRYVYLKRELQAFTKEKYEKAFSSYFFTDITEEFLLDFAFWLKERGIRNGNKAGLTHKLRLLRAVCRQAEKKEMYGVNMDNFLCLGDDINWPETTSRAVPETVIAKIANVDRTLFTKKEQLHLDLFLFSYYTGGMANVDVCNLTWDLVQEDRIVYERIKFPKTAKPELLSKAKAIMNKYRGQSYGNYVFPVFTHKHTTTSKKTTRVKQISTRLSQTLTKACKMLRIKENITWYSARGSFISKMVDAGNNPYVVAEMAGNSPLTIYKHYYKNTKREEIKRQMEEMF comes from the coding sequence ATGTACACGATTAACATCAGGGGTAAGCAGAACCCGAAAGACACCAAGATGGTCAAGCTGGAGATAATTTTCTTCAAGACCGGTTACGCCCGTGTGCCGAAGGTTATAAACATCACAGGGCTATTAAAAGACTGGGATGTCAAGTCTCAGAGTTTCCGTGTAGGGAGTGCGGAGGCCACTACCAAGAACAAACTGCTTTTCGATTTGCGAACCAAATATCTGCATGTCGCCGATACCTGGGAGATGGAAGGCAGGAACTGGTCGCCCGTCCAGCTATCACATTGCTTCGATGAAATCAAGGCGGCCAAACCCGAGGTCAAAGTAAAGAGTGTCCAGCAGATGATCGATTATCTTGAAGAGACATTCAAAAACAAGAAACGCATCAAGAACGGTCAGATTGTCGACAGCACGACCAATGCTAAACGGTATGTCTATCTCAAGCGTGAACTGCAGGCGTTTACAAAGGAAAAATATGAAAAAGCCTTTTCCTCTTATTTCTTTACGGATATTACAGAAGAGTTTCTTCTTGACTTTGCGTTTTGGCTTAAAGAAAGAGGTATCAGAAATGGCAACAAGGCCGGACTTACACACAAACTAAGGTTGCTCCGTGCCGTATGCAGGCAGGCAGAAAAGAAAGAGATGTACGGGGTGAATATGGATAACTTCCTCTGTCTCGGTGATGATATTAATTGGCCGGAAACCACTTCAAGAGCAGTTCCGGAAACAGTCATAGCTAAAATCGCAAATGTTGACCGTACCTTGTTTACGAAAAAAGAGCAGTTGCATCTTGATTTGTTCCTGTTCAGCTACTATACCGGAGGTATGGCGAATGTCGATGTATGTAACCTGACATGGGATTTGGTCCAGGAAGACCGCATCGTCTATGAACGTATCAAGTTTCCCAAAACAGCCAAACCGGAATTACTCAGTAAAGCAAAAGCCATCATGAATAAATACCGTGGGCAAAGTTATGGAAATTATGTATTTCCTGTTTTTACTCATAAACACACGACCACTTCCAAGAAGACTACACGTGTCAAGCAAATTTCCACACGCCTTTCACAAACCTTGACGAAAGCATGCAAGATGTTGCGCATTAAAGAAAACATCACATGGTATTCCGCCCGTGGCTCTTTCATATCGAAGATGGTAGATGCCGGTAATAATCCGTATGTGGTTGCAGAGATGGCTGGTAACAGCCCATTGACCATCTATAAGCATTACTACAAGAATACAAAGCGGGAAGAAATCAAGCGGCAGATGGAAGAAATGTTCTGA
- a CDS encoding DUF1266 domain-containing protein: protein MAEETKKTPQTPEEIAREAQAQAMKAALEQAQALYGNVPGFEGTDLMKMHEKLMQDSAEMFPGVAEAQAYQAKMMAESAQDPEAIMETYSKNIEFAGNMMQQAMNAGFMPEGLPDFSDGFDVYAGWEITRKGDNSLTPEQNKLLAYGAPLFLYNDDNVDSLESTAGTDTLKEMLEEWWEVTDRKSALETISWLLNEGQHAGADPALAEIRQRGIEAITEEEKADEDSKIGDAFTIAEFVMGVNETTEADLPETVLAWDLVRAVNMARWAFICGYINEDEMWEAIRTTAGIAKESFSSWEEYGNSFAVGRGIWRGETDDYETADEVVGALLNKEDSPWKAIEW, encoded by the coding sequence ATGGCAGAAGAAACCAAGAAGACACCTCAGACACCCGAGGAAATCGCAAGAGAAGCACAGGCTCAGGCCATGAAAGCAGCACTGGAACAGGCGCAAGCCTTGTATGGCAACGTACCCGGATTTGAAGGCACCGACCTGATGAAGATGCATGAAAAGCTGATGCAGGACTCGGCCGAGATGTTCCCGGGAGTTGCGGAGGCACAGGCATACCAGGCAAAGATGATGGCAGAATCCGCCCAGGATCCCGAGGCGATAATGGAGACCTACAGCAAAAACATCGAGTTCGCAGGGAACATGATGCAGCAGGCAATGAATGCCGGATTCATGCCGGAAGGTTTACCGGATTTCTCGGACGGTTTTGACGTATATGCAGGTTGGGAAATCACCCGCAAGGGCGACAACAGCCTGACACCTGAACAGAACAAACTTCTGGCTTATGGGGCACCTCTGTTCCTATACAACGATGACAACGTGGACTCCCTTGAAAGTACAGCAGGCACGGACACCCTTAAGGAAATGCTTGAGGAATGGTGGGAAGTTACTGACAGGAAGAGTGCCCTGGAGACCATCTCATGGCTGCTGAACGAAGGCCAACATGCCGGTGCGGATCCGGCCTTGGCTGAAATCCGCCAGCGTGGAATCGAGGCCATCACCGAGGAAGAAAAGGCGGACGAGGACAGCAAGATCGGCGATGCGTTCACGATAGCTGAATTTGTAATGGGAGTAAATGAAACGACGGAAGCGGACCTGCCCGAAACCGTGCTGGCATGGGACCTTGTACGTGCCGTGAACATGGCCCGTTGGGCTTTCATCTGCGGCTACATCAATGAAGACGAAATGTGGGAAGCCATCAGAACCACTGCCGGCATAGCCAAGGAATCCTTCAGTTCATGGGAAGAATACGGCAACAGCTTTGCCGTGGGACGCGGAATATGGAGAGGCGAAACAGATGACTACGAGACTGCGGATGAAGTCGTGGGAGCGCTTCTCAATAAAGAAGATTCCCCTTGGAAGGCAATCGAATGGTAG
- a CDS encoding DUF3137 domain-containing protein: MEESQNIDFKGISLHMKKEMSRIRMLRIVFRILTSIVYLCTVVWFGFCIFGGFLVDRTDYETSVTTGKYLMIGFAVFFVLHFAFMKCFAALNKRETYTMAHIIYLLFPGARYNPSGSIQPKVFADSRLFGTALSSGNSVSSTCYGRLDIPVGNDMMTVVDAGVTSANSKDFSAFNFLEVPYQYFIRPIFGVRIESTMHSFRGMFGCCKLNRTFRGYVMLLPDHLENKIGYLAQTIQGMKEKYGAKFVHLEDPEFERHFAVYADDEVEARMVLTPAMMRKLTALRKSFSRDLMLSFNGNMFYYASDTPDGFLRPGRKSLDDEHLLEQLYREVNFCLTVENGIK, translated from the coding sequence ATGGAAGAAAGTCAGAATATAGATTTCAAGGGCATTTCCCTTCACATGAAGAAAGAGATGTCCCGTATCAGGATGCTCCGGATTGTGTTCCGCATCCTGACCTCCATTGTCTATCTGTGTACCGTCGTGTGGTTCGGTTTCTGTATCTTCGGCGGATTCCTCGTGGACCGTACTGACTATGAGACTTCCGTCACCACGGGAAAATACCTCATGATAGGCTTTGCCGTATTTTTTGTACTTCATTTCGCATTCATGAAATGTTTTGCCGCGCTGAACAAGAGGGAAACCTACACGATGGCCCACATCATCTACCTGCTGTTCCCGGGAGCAAGGTACAATCCTTCCGGTTCCATACAGCCGAAAGTCTTTGCGGACAGCCGCCTGTTCGGAACGGCATTGTCATCGGGCAATTCGGTAAGTTCGACCTGTTACGGCCGTCTTGACATTCCCGTCGGAAATGACATGATGACTGTCGTGGATGCCGGTGTGACTTCAGCCAATTCGAAAGATTTCTCGGCCTTCAACTTCCTTGAAGTGCCGTACCAGTATTTTATCCGTCCGATATTCGGAGTCAGGATAGAGAGCACGATGCACAGTTTCAGGGGCATGTTCGGGTGCTGCAAGCTGAACCGCACCTTCAGGGGCTACGTGATGCTGCTGCCCGACCATCTGGAAAACAAAATCGGCTACCTGGCGCAAACAATCCAGGGAATGAAGGAAAAGTACGGGGCAAAATTCGTACATTTGGAAGACCCGGAGTTCGAGAGGCATTTTGCCGTGTACGCGGATGACGAGGTGGAAGCCCGCATGGTGCTCACCCCGGCGATGATGCGGAAGCTGACCGCCCTGCGGAAATCCTTCAGCCGTGACCTGATGCTCTCCTTCAACGGGAACATGTTCTACTACGCATCCGACACTCCGGACGGTTTCTTACGTCCCGGCAGGAAGTCGCTGGATGACGAACATCTGCTGGAACAACTGTACAGGGAGGTGAACTTCTGTCTCACTGTAGAAAATGGAATCAAATAA
- a CDS encoding ankyrin repeat domain-containing protein: MKYSDIYRLYSTSQPKDAIHQALREVPVDDSDEQYEDRSPLHLACQYGDAEGVKILLERDAEPNTKDANGSTPIHILGRTSAGRADEDKLKEIAVMLMEHGANIPRSAKNTTALIECVRNRHFKMAEAIINSGARVNSTDLNGENVLFGFCAASGDIRRDIRFAKKELDESVQYSYPENKIEEIRSRIARLEDDGEVAYRLARRLVEEDKADPEDKSNSGKTAWDAAIENKAMKIAAFLSGSDPNVDELSTLHGNMDIFQAMYMKDMEALDAILRSGADLQTVCEHKDMYDFEGKSPLACAFSWFDSIQDAPAMILNGGANPNYRFPNEETAFSVWVSKDYFCKDTEVYKGLLDLMKEKGWNPELPVDTEGNTALALSCRHTGYRLGKTAFGWLLKGKADPNAANLSGQTPMMILFGGHKANEKYVPYGWSAGSDDPTEILEKLLEAGADVNKTDNRGNTLLHYVAACCRDSIAQKAIELLLDFKLPDVNAVNNEGKTAMDVAADYNNDNLVRLLLKYS, from the coding sequence ATGAAATACAGTGACATATACAGACTTTATTCGACAAGTCAGCCGAAGGATGCAATTCATCAGGCGCTCAGAGAAGTGCCCGTCGATGACAGCGACGAACAGTACGAAGACCGTTCTCCGTTGCATCTTGCCTGCCAGTATGGAGACGCGGAGGGGGTCAAGATACTTCTTGAACGTGATGCCGAACCCAACACGAAGGATGCAAACGGTTCCACCCCGATTCATATCCTCGGCAGAACCAGTGCCGGCCGTGCAGATGAAGACAAACTGAAAGAAATAGCTGTCATGCTCATGGAACATGGAGCGAATATACCGCGTTCGGCCAAGAATACGACGGCCCTTATCGAGTGCGTAAGGAACCGTCATTTCAAGATGGCGGAAGCGATCATAAATTCCGGAGCACGCGTCAACTCAACCGACCTTAACGGCGAGAACGTGCTTTTCGGTTTTTGTGCCGCTTCAGGCGACATCAGAAGGGATATCCGGTTCGCGAAAAAGGAACTGGACGAATCCGTACAATACAGTTACCCCGAAAACAAGATAGAGGAAATCAGGAGCAGGATTGCAAGGCTGGAGGATGATGGCGAAGTCGCCTACCGACTTGCCAGAAGGCTTGTTGAAGAAGACAAGGCCGATCCGGAAGACAAGTCAAACAGTGGAAAGACAGCCTGGGATGCCGCCATAGAGAACAAGGCGATGAAGATCGCGGCCTTCCTTTCCGGAAGCGACCCCAATGTTGACGAACTTTCGACCTTGCACGGCAACATGGACATATTCCAGGCTATGTACATGAAGGATATGGAGGCGCTGGATGCCATTCTGCGTTCGGGTGCAGACCTGCAGACGGTGTGCGAGCACAAGGATATGTATGACTTTGAAGGCAAGTCGCCCCTCGCTTGTGCGTTCAGTTGGTTTGACAGCATACAGGATGCTCCGGCCATGATTCTGAACGGCGGAGCGAATCCGAATTACCGTTTCCCGAATGAAGAGACGGCTTTTTCGGTATGGGTGAGTAAGGACTATTTCTGCAAGGATACCGAGGTTTACAAGGGGCTGCTTGACCTGATGAAGGAAAAAGGCTGGAATCCCGAGCTTCCTGTTGATACGGAAGGCAACACGGCACTTGCCCTTTCCTGCCGCCATACCGGCTACAGGTTGGGTAAAACGGCATTCGGTTGGCTGCTCAAGGGAAAGGCCGACCCCAACGCCGCCAATCTTTCCGGCCAAACTCCCATGATGATTCTCTTCGGTGGTCATAAGGCGAACGAAAAATATGTGCCTTACGGCTGGTCAGCCGGTTCTGACGACCCCACGGAAATCCTCGAAAAGCTTCTCGAAGCCGGAGCTGACGTGAACAAGACGGACAACCGGGGAAACACCCTCCTGCATTATGTGGCGGCATGTTGCCGTGACAGCATAGCACAGAAAGCGATTGAACTCCTGCTGGACTTCAAGCTGCCTGACGTAAATGCCGTAAACAATGAAGGCAAAACGGCCATGGACGTGGCGGCAGACTACAACAATGACAATCTCGTAAGACTATTATTGAAATATTCTTAA
- a CDS encoding phage terminase large subunit: MAVNRLKPPRNLRIEFKPSPRQYELWKLLQPNYCPHCGGEIEQILIGYDQQGNPQYRPQCRHCKSQNLPQLILGGGAAGGGKSYIGSVWLVSSCIRFENIRAVVARKTLKSLKESTWNTIKSILKDWGLKEDTNYKINNLEGTLTFWNDSVIIMKEMADIPSDPNFERFGSSEYTIAMVDEVSEISERAVEVLFSRLRWRTHETFKTPRMLLTTNPTINWVRSRFVQDENGDKVICREGEAYIPFSVFDNPNIAFRQVYEAALNKIRDQATKERLLYGNWDFVEANDMAIYNSFDGSRHLVTGLKEKAYDPTKPLITVWDFNVAPQMSVLSAQIDYENRKVYILEEILGKPEEKENNTPALARKVRLKLYRDKHIGGVDVTGDPSGLQRSTTNEDGINNYTIITDTFGRGILRPKVKLLRKQPPQATRCEFVNEVFGGYEGWEIQIDIKCRKLTQDLIYQLRNEDGTKSKQKTTDPKTGVKYERYGHLSDCLDYLLCYYLRDSWYKFKSGGDGNGYVVSTSVIQEGFSY; encoded by the coding sequence ATGGCGGTCAACAGGCTCAAACCACCCAGAAACCTGCGCATCGAGTTCAAACCGTCCCCACGGCAGTATGAACTCTGGAAACTGTTGCAACCGAACTATTGTCCCCATTGTGGCGGGGAGATCGAGCAAATCCTTATCGGTTATGACCAGCAAGGCAACCCTCAGTACAGGCCTCAATGCAGGCATTGCAAGTCGCAGAACCTGCCGCAGCTGATACTGGGAGGCGGAGCGGCCGGCGGCGGAAAATCGTATATCGGCAGCGTTTGGCTGGTGTCTTCATGTATTCGGTTCGAGAATATCCGTGCGGTGGTGGCCCGTAAGACACTCAAGTCGTTGAAGGAATCGACATGGAATACCATCAAGTCGATTCTGAAGGATTGGGGACTGAAAGAGGATACAAACTACAAGATAAACAACCTCGAAGGCACGCTCACATTCTGGAATGACTCGGTCATCATCATGAAGGAGATGGCGGATATCCCCAGCGACCCCAACTTCGAGCGTTTCGGCTCTTCGGAATACACCATCGCCATGGTGGACGAGGTGTCGGAAATCTCGGAACGGGCCGTCGAAGTGCTGTTCTCCCGTCTCCGCTGGAGAACCCATGAGACATTCAAGACTCCGAGAATGCTGCTCACCACCAATCCGACGATTAACTGGGTGCGTTCCCGCTTCGTGCAGGACGAAAACGGAGACAAGGTCATCTGCCGCGAGGGTGAAGCGTATATACCTTTTTCCGTGTTTGACAACCCGAATATCGCTTTCCGTCAGGTGTACGAGGCGGCCCTGAACAAGATCCGGGATCAGGCGACAAAGGAACGCCTGCTCTATGGCAACTGGGATTTCGTGGAAGCCAACGATATGGCGATTTATAACAGTTTCGACGGCTCCCGGCATCTCGTTACCGGACTGAAAGAAAAAGCATACGATCCGACCAAGCCGCTCATCACGGTGTGGGACTTCAATGTTGCCCCCCAAATGTCGGTGCTCTCCGCACAAATAGACTATGAAAACAGGAAGGTCTATATACTGGAAGAGATACTCGGCAAGCCGGAGGAAAAGGAGAACAACACACCTGCGTTGGCACGGAAAGTACGCTTAAAACTTTACCGGGACAAGCATATCGGCGGAGTGGATGTGACCGGTGACCCTTCCGGGTTACAACGCTCCACCACCAACGAGGACGGCATCAACAACTATACCATCATCACGGACACTTTCGGCAGAGGAATCCTGCGACCGAAGGTAAAGCTGTTACGCAAGCAGCCTCCGCAGGCTACACGGTGCGAGTTCGTCAACGAGGTATTCGGGGGCTATGAAGGCTGGGAGATACAAATCGATATCAAATGTCGCAAACTTACCCAGGATCTGATTTACCAGCTTCGTAACGAGGACGGTACCAAGAGCAAACAGAAGACCACCGACCCGAAAACCGGTGTCAAATATGAACGGTACGGGCACTTGTCCGACTGCCTTGACTACCTGCTCTGTTACTACCTGCGCGACAGCTGGTACAAGTTCAAGAGCGGAGGCGACGGGAACGGGTATGTGGTCTCCACATCGGTAATTCAGGAAGGATTTTCATACTAA
- a CDS encoding DUF5675 family protein: MKLTLNRKFKGQTYTIGDLSIDGKFFCNTIEDAVRELPATCPDTPRGRSCTCKEKVYSKTAIPAGTYKVTLQYSPKYKKKMPYLHDVPHFLGILIHSGNTEGDSAGCIIVGKNTVKGKVLESRTTFQKLYAMLESERDITIQII, encoded by the coding sequence ATGAAGCTGACACTCAACCGCAAATTCAAAGGTCAGACCTATACCATAGGCGACCTGTCCATCGACGGCAAATTTTTCTGTAATACCATCGAAGATGCCGTGAGGGAACTTCCGGCAACCTGTCCGGATACTCCTCGCGGCCGTTCCTGTACCTGCAAGGAAAAGGTCTATTCCAAGACCGCCATTCCTGCCGGGACTTATAAAGTTACCCTTCAGTACAGCCCCAAGTACAAGAAAAAAATGCCATATCTGCACGATGTACCTCATTTCCTCGGCATCCTGATCCATTCAGGCAACACCGAGGGAGATTCCGCCGGTTGTATCATCGTGGGAAAGAATACGGTCAAGGGAAAAGTTTTGGAATCCCGTACTACATTCCAAAAACTGTATGCCATGCTCGAGTCCGAAAGGGACATAACCATTCAGATTATATAA